One Zetaproteobacteria bacterium genomic region harbors:
- a CDS encoding ArsR family transcriptional regulator: MNELPREKIQRASEGLRALAHELRLAVLCALMEGPMCVHELMETTGATQSNLSQHLTRMRMMGILANEKRGQQVFYRIANPEWRDLVLVLKRIYCPELCSGDERR, from the coding sequence ATGAACGAGCTTCCACGCGAGAAGATCCAGCGGGCCAGCGAGGGGTTGCGGGCGCTCGCCCACGAGCTGCGGCTGGCCGTGCTCTGTGCCCTGATGGAGGGCCCGATGTGCGTCCACGAGCTGATGGAGACCACCGGCGCGACCCAGTCCAACCTGTCGCAGCACCTCACCCGCATGCGCATGATGGGGATTCTGGCCAACGAGAAGCGGGGCCAGCAGGTCTTCTATCGGATCGCCAATCCGGAGTGGCGAGATCTGGTGCTGGTGCTCAAGCGGATCTACTGCCCGGAGCTGTGCAGCGGGGATGAGCGGCGATGA